Below is a window of Allomuricauda ruestringensis DSM 13258 DNA.
AAAACTCAAACTAAATGAAATAAATCAAAATTCATTGGATTAATAACCGGGATTTTGAACCAGTAAGTCATTACGATTAATTTCATCTCTACTAAGAGGCATAAAGTACATTTTATCTTCCCAGGTCCTAGTTTCGTTTTCCGTATTGTCCACCACATTATAGGTGTAATCATACACTTCTGGGTCATATCGATAAGGGACGTGTGGTGTGGCACCAGTCTTCAATGTTGCTGTTACCCTGATTACTTTTATTCCCCTACCCAAGGTTTCAGGGGCAATCAACCATCTACGTGCATCAAAATAACGTTGTTCTTCATACGCAAGCTCGATTCTACGCTCATTGCGGTATAGTTCCATAAGTTCACTTCCTGTGGCAGTAACCGCGGGCATTCCAGCCCTATATCTTATCCGATTCAACCATAGAATGGCCTCATCTTCGTCACCTGTTTCCAAACAGGCTTCCACATAATTCAAAGCAATCTCTGTGTAGCGGATAAATGGCCATGGTACCAATTGTGCACTTGACATATTGTCTGCTACAGATGGGTCGGGATCGATAAATTTACGTACGTAATATCCTGTTCTGGACCCGTTCCAGTTCTCTATAACGGAATTTCGTGTGTCCACACCCGCTATAGTACCACCGGCACCATCATCATAAGTTCCGGTCTGTATTTGATCATAGGGATCAATTGATACTACATCACTAGGGCGTGGTTTCCAATCTGCACCATCATATAATATGGTCGCATAAAATCTAGGATCTCTGTCCGTGTAAGGAGCAGCAGCATGATCAGGGTTTTCCCAATCAAACTTGGAACCATCCATCATTTCATAATCATCCACCAATTGTTGTATGGGCGTATTACCTGCCCAGTTATGATAACCATTGGGTCCATTATTGATTCCTTGATGAATTCCTCCAAGAGGCCAATTGTTTTCCACTGTATATAAGGCACTATGGGTTCTCTCAAAAAGTATATCGGAATGGGCACCCGCATCCGCAGCTCCACTACCACCTCCCATGGAAAGGGCTACATAATTTGCTTCTCCTTCTTCAGGGGAAACAGGAGCATTTAAATCTAGTTTATATCCCGAAGTTGCATCCAACAATGCTTTGGAAGCCGCCTTAGCTGCATTCCATCTTGTTGTTCTATCGCCGGAAGTGTAGGCCACCAATTCCAAATCGGAGTAGCTACCATGTGCCGAGGATTGGGAAGATACGGTTGGGCCATGTCTTAAATCACTGGCCGCATATAACAATACTCTTGACTTTAATCCCATCGCACTGAGGTCCGAAGCCCTTCCAGGAGTAGCTCCTTTATCCTTAAGCAATGTAATGGCCTGCTCCAAATCATTTAAAATGAAATTGATACATTCTTCATAAGTGCCACGGGCAACGGAATAATCTTCATCCAATCCATAAGGTTGGTCTATTATTGGTGAACCTCCATAATATCTCACAACTTGGTGGTAATAATAAGCTCTGAGAAAATAGGATTCTCCTAACAGCCTATCCCTTAGTTCATCATCACCAAAAGTAGCTTCAGGTAATTCCGCTATGGCAATATTGGCCTGTCTAATGGCTGAAAAAAGTTCATCCCATTGAGGAATTATATTTGTGTTTCCAGTTCCTGTCGGTGACAAGGTGCCCTCGGTAATTACATTAATTCCCCTGCCTGAGTGGGTGAACATGGCCTCATCGGTCAAAGAAGCCAATCCCTCCTCTTCAAAACCTCCATAATTTAAATGTGAGTAAACACCGAACACAAACGCTTCTGAAAGTGCACCATCGCCCCAGGTCGCATCTGAGGATATTTTATCCAAGGGTTTGGTTTCCAAATAATCTTCCGAACACGATATGGGAACGATTGCCATCGCAGCAATCAATATGGTATAGAGTTTTATATTTTTCATAACAATCAAATTAAAATTTTACTTTAAATCCAGTGTTTATAACTCTAGCTTGTGGATAAAACTGTCCGCTGTTTACTGTGGATTCAGGGTCGTAAATATCATTTTTTGCCCAAGTGAATACATTGTTGGCACTTACATATAAACTGAAGCCGGAAAGCCCCAAAGGCTCCAGTAGTTTATCTGGGAAATTGTAAGCCAATTGTATATTTTTAAGCCTTATGTAATCCTTACTAAATAAATAGTAGGTATTGTTTCCATAGCTTCCACCCGTATAATAGGTATCTCCCCTAGTTGCCAACCTTGGGTGTACACTGCTCGGGTTGTTTATACTCCAACGGTTATTATAAGAATACTGCAAATAATTACCAATATCTCCCGATTCTGTTTGAATAGGTAGAGAGGCGCCTGTCGCTCCTTGAAATAATACTGCCAAAGTAAAATTCTTGTATGCTGCATTAAAGTTGGCACCAAAATTAAATTTGGGGATGATGTTTTCTTCAAGTCGAACTTGGTCATCCCCATTGATGACGCCATCACCATTTACATCCTTGAATTTCATGTCACCTGGTCTAAGTGTTGGGGTTACCTCACTATAATCCAATGTGTTGGCTGATATATCAGCTTCGTCCCTAAACACTCCGTCATATTCATACACAAAATAGGCTCCGATAGGTTTCCCTTCTTGACGTTGGTATTCTGGCGCTCCTGGAATTTCGTCCATAAAAACCACTTCGTTTTTGGCATAACCTCCATTGATTCCAACATCCCATTTAATGCCATCCTGGCTACCTCCATAATAATTTACGGCAAATTCAAAGCCCTTGTTGGCAACCTCGCCCGCATTTACTGGTGGAAGTTTGTCCGAAATACCGGAAGAACCAGGAGTAGATCCAGTTTCACGAATCAAAATTTGATCCCTTTTATTATAGAAATATTCGAAACTCATGCTTAAAGAGTTATCAAAAAGATATGTATCCAACCCCAGGTTAAAGTTATTGGCCCGTTCCCATGTAAAATTAGGATTGGCCAAAAGTGCTTCTTCCAAAGTGTTCGCCACAGCTCCATTTATAGGAAATTGGTTCGGAGAATATGTTGACAAATAAGCGTATTCCTGTAACGAGCCATCAAAAAATACTTGATCGTTACCCATTTGACCATAAGACCCCCTTAATTTAAGATAATTGATGGCATCAACATTAAACCAATCCTCATTGGAAACGTTCCATCCCACTAAAAACCCAGGGAAGAAACCGAATCTATCATCAGCGGGGAAAATATAAGACCCATCATATCTCCAGATGAATTCAGCTAAATATTTTTGTTTATAATCGTATTGAACACGACCATAATACCCTAAACGAGCTCTGTCAAATGCCCTACCGTCAACCTCCTGTCCATCGGAACCACCAAAAAAAAGTTGATCAATGGAAGGAGAAATAAAGTTTCTGCTGTATGCTGAAAAGAACTCATTTTGAAAACGCTCACGTGTAACACCCGCCATAACGTTAAGGGAATGCACATCGTTAAAAACACGATCGTAATTTAGTAAAGCGGTAAGGTTGGTGTTGAGATTGTTTTCCGAGGACTGGGTCAACCTTGGATCTGTAAAACTAGACCGTATGTTGGCCGTAAGTATAGGTTCGCCTGTATTAATATAGGTTTCCCTATCCAATGAATACAACTCCCATGGCACTTG
It encodes the following:
- a CDS encoding RagB/SusD family nutrient uptake outer membrane protein, giving the protein MKNIKLYTILIAAMAIVPISCSEDYLETKPLDKISSDATWGDGALSEAFVFGVYSHLNYGGFEEEGLASLTDEAMFTHSGRGINVITEGTLSPTGTGNTNIIPQWDELFSAIRQANIAIAELPEATFGDDELRDRLLGESYFLRAYYYHQVVRYYGGSPIIDQPYGLDEDYSVARGTYEECINFILNDLEQAITLLKDKGATPGRASDLSAMGLKSRVLLYAASDLRHGPTVSSQSSAHGSYSDLELVAYTSGDRTTRWNAAKAASKALLDATSGYKLDLNAPVSPEEGEANYVALSMGGGSGAADAGAHSDILFERTHSALYTVENNWPLGGIHQGINNGPNGYHNWAGNTPIQQLVDDYEMMDGSKFDWENPDHAAAPYTDRDPRFYATILYDGADWKPRPSDVVSIDPYDQIQTGTYDDGAGGTIAGVDTRNSVIENWNGSRTGYYVRKFIDPDPSVADNMSSAQLVPWPFIRYTEIALNYVEACLETGDEDEAILWLNRIRYRAGMPAVTATGSELMELYRNERRIELAYEEQRYFDARRWLIAPETLGRGIKVIRVTATLKTGATPHVPYRYDPEVYDYTYNVVDNTENETRTWEDKMYFMPLSRDEINRNDLLVQNPGY
- a CDS encoding SusC/RagA family TonB-linked outer membrane protein, with product MNNQSSLNRRYLGSTPCIFLTFVLFFGGVLFSTAQAQGITVTGTVTASSDGQPLPGVTIIDINDSSKGTITDFDGNYSISGIQGTTTLRFSSIGFKTVEVAVNNQTTINLAMDEDLSSLDEVVVVGYGTQKKATVTGAVAAVKGDILETSPTISVSNSLSGRLPGLVVIQTSGEPGSDAASISIRGTNTLGNSSPLIVIDGIPDRDGGIGRLNGSDIENISVLKDASAAIYGARAANGAIIVTTKQGRVGKPEVTYTADFGMAQPTKVPDMAGAVQYADIMNEITIFNSNIPVGEWGAAWNAFGNSGNYTIPSSDETVNAAFSPESVQGYAQGTDPWLYPNTDWFDSTFKEWSMQSRHNLSIRGGGENVKYYSSIGYFDQDAYYKNSSTRYQQYNFRINTDIKVNDYIQTKLGFAYRKEDRRYPTEGSGAIFRMLMRGRPTDPAIWPTGEPGPDIENGQQPVVITTNATGYDSQPTDYLQFTGSVDITQPWIEGLKLTLLAGIDQSQIRRKLWQVPWELYSLDRETYINTGEPILTANIRSSFTDPRLTQSSENNLNTNLTALLNYDRVFNDVHSLNVMAGVTRERFQNEFFSAYSRNFISPSIDQLFFGGSDGQEVDGRAFDRARLGYYGRVQYDYKQKYLAEFIWRYDGSYIFPADDRFGFFPGFLVGWNVSNEDWFNVDAINYLKLRGSYGQMGNDQVFFDGSLQEYAYLSTYSPNQFPINGAVANTLEEALLANPNFTWERANNFNLGLDTYLFDNSLSMSFEYFYNKRDQILIRETGSTPGSSGISDKLPPVNAGEVANKGFEFAVNYYGGSQDGIKWDVGINGGYAKNEVVFMDEIPGAPEYQRQEGKPIGAYFVYEYDGVFRDEADISANTLDYSEVTPTLRPGDMKFKDVNGDGVINGDDQVRLEENIIPKFNFGANFNAAYKNFTLAVLFQGATGASLPIQTESGDIGNYLQYSYNNRWSINNPSSVHPRLATRGDTYYTGGSYGNNTYYLFSKDYIRLKNIQLAYNFPDKLLEPLGLSGFSLYVSANNVFTWAKNDIYDPESTVNSGQFYPQARVINTGFKVKF